The following coding sequences lie in one Lysobacterales bacterium genomic window:
- a CDS encoding HAD-IA family hydrolase: MPASTRALLFDLDGTLLDTAPDMIAAANALRADAGLDALPLARLRPFVSRGGRALLGVAFAHLGEAEREALLQPFLDCYRQHIAVATRPFDGVLDLMSICRAQGIELGIVTNKPGWLTDAVLHALDLHREFDAIVSGDTLVEKKPHPAPVLHALKRLAVPPAQAWMFGDDRRDIEAGRAAGTRTAVAAFGYIDAGDDVQAWGADVVVRSAHELIAYLD; encoded by the coding sequence TTGCCGGCTAGCACGCGCGCGCTGCTGTTCGACCTCGACGGCACCCTGCTCGACACCGCGCCGGACATGATCGCCGCCGCCAACGCACTGCGTGCCGACGCCGGGCTCGACGCGCTGCCGCTGGCGCGGCTGCGGCCATTCGTGTCCAGGGGCGGGCGCGCATTGCTGGGTGTCGCGTTCGCACACCTTGGCGAGGCAGAACGCGAAGCATTGCTGCAACCCTTTCTGGATTGCTATCGCCAGCACATCGCCGTGGCGACGCGGCCGTTCGATGGCGTCCTCGACCTGATGAGCATCTGCCGCGCGCAGGGCATCGAGCTCGGGATCGTGACCAACAAGCCGGGCTGGCTGACTGACGCGGTGTTGCATGCACTCGATCTGCACCGCGAGTTCGACGCCATCGTCAGTGGCGACACGCTGGTCGAGAAGAAGCCGCATCCGGCACCGGTGCTGCACGCACTCAAGCGTCTGGCGGTGCCACCGGCACAGGCGTGGATGTTCGGCGACGATCGCCGCGATATCGAAGCCGGCCGTGCCGCCGGAACCCGCACTGCGGTCGCCGCGTTTGGCTACATCGACGCCGGCGACGACGTGCAGGCGTGGGGGGCGGATGTGGTCGTGCGCAGCGCCCACGAGCTGATCGCCTACCTGGACTAG
- the ubiG gene encoding bifunctional 2-polyprenyl-6-hydroxyphenol methylase/3-demethylubiquinol 3-O-methyltransferase UbiG, which translates to MQTADPREIARFNEQAHRWWDPQGPSRALHELNPERLAFVRERMPLAGARVLDLGCGGGILAEALAAAGADVLGIDAAAEQIEIAKLHALESGANVQYRHVDAEQLAAELPGAFDAICCMEMLEHVAEPDRVLGACATLLKPGGHLFLSTINRTARSFALAIVAAEQVLKLLPKGTHRHELFIRPSELSAGLRLAGFELRALEGLQYDPFRRKSWRSADVGVNYLAHAEKAVAG; encoded by the coding sequence ATGCAGACCGCCGATCCGCGCGAGATCGCCAGGTTCAACGAGCAGGCGCACCGCTGGTGGGACCCGCAGGGACCGTCGCGTGCCTTGCATGAACTGAATCCCGAGCGGCTGGCGTTCGTGCGCGAGCGTATGCCGCTGGCCGGTGCGCGCGTGCTCGATCTGGGTTGCGGCGGCGGCATTCTTGCCGAGGCGCTGGCCGCGGCCGGGGCGGACGTGCTCGGCATCGACGCCGCCGCCGAGCAGATCGAGATCGCCAAGCTGCACGCGCTCGAATCCGGCGCCAACGTGCAGTATCGGCATGTCGATGCGGAGCAACTGGCGGCGGAACTGCCGGGCGCCTTCGACGCCATCTGCTGCATGGAGATGCTGGAACACGTCGCCGAACCCGACCGCGTGCTGGGCGCCTGCGCGACCCTGTTGAAGCCCGGCGGACACCTGTTCCTGTCGACCATCAACCGCACTGCGCGCAGCTTTGCGCTTGCCATCGTCGCCGCCGAACAGGTGCTCAAGTTGTTGCCGAAAGGCACGCACCGGCATGAGTTGTTCATCCGTCCCAGCGAACTCTCGGCCGGATTGCGTCTCGCCGGTTTCGAGCTGCGCGCGCTGGAAGGACTGCAGTACGACCCCTTCCGACGCAAGTCCTGGCGCAGCGCGGACGTCGGCGTGAACTATCTGGCGCACGCGGAGAAAGCCGTTGCCGGCTAG
- a CDS encoding GTP cyclohydrolase I FolE2, which translates to MSTQPATARSLPDIANEARAGVAGQLDWVGMGDIELPVRVAGPDGTPIHAHARVTAYVNLHKPEARGIHMSRLYLLLDRLLGSEVLTPCSVRKVLREFVDSHADLSSRALLRVAFDYMVRRPALVSDHSGWKSYPVVISGLLDRGQFTIETSFEVTYSSTCPCSAALARQIIQDQFKSDFAADDGLDYERVVAWLGSEQGIAATPHSQRSGAEVRVRLVPSFDSFPLVALIDRVEEALKTPVQTAVKREDEQAFARLNAENLMFCEDAARRMQKALDADERIADFWVRASHYESLHPHNAVAVATKGVANGYNAGMDWVGDLKR; encoded by the coding sequence ATGAGCACCCAACCCGCGACGGCGCGATCGCTGCCGGACATCGCCAACGAGGCGCGAGCAGGCGTCGCCGGCCAACTCGACTGGGTCGGCATGGGCGATATCGAACTGCCGGTGCGCGTGGCCGGGCCCGACGGTACGCCGATCCATGCGCATGCCCGCGTCACCGCCTATGTGAATCTGCACAAGCCGGAGGCGCGCGGCATCCACATGTCGCGGCTGTACCTGCTGCTCGATCGCCTGCTCGGTTCGGAAGTGCTGACGCCGTGTTCGGTGCGCAAGGTGCTGCGTGAATTCGTCGACTCGCACGCTGACCTGTCGAGCCGCGCGCTGTTGCGCGTCGCGTTCGACTACATGGTGCGTCGTCCGGCCCTGGTCAGCGACCACAGCGGCTGGAAATCCTATCCGGTGGTGATTTCGGGCCTGCTCGACCGCGGCCAGTTCACCATCGAAACCAGCTTCGAAGTCACCTATTCGAGCACCTGTCCGTGTTCGGCAGCGTTGGCGCGCCAGATCATCCAGGACCAGTTCAAGTCCGACTTCGCGGCTGACGACGGCCTCGACTACGAACGCGTGGTCGCCTGGCTCGGCTCGGAGCAGGGCATCGCCGCGACACCGCACAGCCAGCGCTCCGGCGCCGAGGTGCGGGTGCGCCTGGTGCCGAGTTTCGACTCGTTCCCGCTGGTGGCATTGATTGATCGCGTCGAGGAAGCACTGAAGACCCCCGTGCAGACTGCGGTCAAGCGCGAAGACGAACAGGCTTTTGCGCGCCTCAACGCCGAGAATCTGATGTTCTGCGAAGACGCCGCGCGTCGCATGCAGAAAGCACTCGATGCCGACGAACGCATTGCCGACTTCTGGGTGCGTGCCAGCCATTACGAGAGTCTGCATCCCCACAATGCCGTCGCCGTCGCCACCAAAGGCGTCGCCAATGGCTACAACGCCGGCATGGATTGGGTGGGGGATCTGAAGCGCTGA
- a CDS encoding Hpt domain-containing protein, translating into MFDKLRLQVGGGRARLAQGDDADAELREVFLIELREVAHSLQTACADWRANPADADALKRLRRGFHTIKGSAPLVGAVALAESCRHLESLMARLLDRTAQPAPEMVRAVEQAIRWLPACADALRDGRALPTQLRAIGEQVRRYLG; encoded by the coding sequence TTGTTCGACAAGCTCCGGTTGCAGGTCGGGGGCGGGCGGGCGCGGCTGGCGCAGGGTGATGATGCGGATGCGGAACTCCGCGAGGTGTTTCTGATCGAGTTGCGTGAGGTCGCGCATTCGCTGCAGACGGCATGCGCGGACTGGCGCGCCAATCCCGCGGATGCGGATGCGCTCAAGCGACTGCGGCGCGGGTTTCACACGATCAAGGGCTCGGCTCCGCTGGTGGGTGCGGTGGCGTTGGCCGAGTCGTGCCGGCATCTGGAGTCGTTGATGGCGCGCCTGCTTGATCGAACCGCGCAGCCAGCGCCGGAGATGGTGCGCGCGGTGGAGCAGGCGATCCGCTGGCTGCCCGCATGCGCGGATGCGCTGCGTGATGGGCGCGCGCTGCCAACGCAACTGCGTGCGATCGGCGAACAGGTGCGG
- a CDS encoding HU family DNA-binding protein, which yields MAIKKAPAKAAKAAKPVKEVMNKSTLVNFIADNSGVAAKDVKAVLAGLEAAAVGSVSSKGAGEFVLPGLIKVTSVKVPAKPKRKGINPFTKEEQWFAAKPATTKVKVRALKKLKDAAN from the coding sequence ATGGCAATCAAGAAAGCCCCTGCGAAGGCCGCGAAGGCCGCGAAGCCGGTGAAAGAAGTGATGAACAAGTCGACGCTGGTGAATTTTATCGCCGACAATTCCGGCGTCGCCGCCAAGGACGTCAAGGCCGTACTGGCCGGTCTGGAAGCTGCTGCAGTCGGGTCGGTGTCCAGCAAGGGCGCTGGCGAATTCGTGTTGCCCGGCCTGATCAAGGTCACCTCGGTCAAGGTTCCGGCCAAGCCCAAGCGCAAGGGCATCAACCCGTTCACCAAGGAAGAACAGTGGTTCGCCGCCAAGCCGGCGACCACCAAGGTCAAGGTCCGCGCGCTCAAGAAGCTGAAAGACGCCGCGAACTGA